The DNA sequence ACGCAACTTCGCGCGGATTGATCATGCAAGCATAGCCATGGGTTTGGCGATCCTTCCATCGTATGACACCGAATCGCCGGTTGTGGCGAACTCGGTGGTGGTCACGCGCGTGATCAATAGCCGGGATGTCTATGGTTACACGCTGTCGATTCAAAAGGACAACAACACGGTGACCAATCCCCTGCCCGGCAGCTGGAGCGAGCAGACGATCTATGCCGTGAGCGGTTATGACGAGCCGCCTTCGTTGACCACGCTGCGCTTTGCCAAGCCGCTGCCCGAGAGTCCGGTTATGACCACGACGGTGCTGCCGCGTGAGACAACCATTCAGATGGCACTTATGGCCCGCAAGGTCGAAGAGGCTTACTGCCGCGCGCGTGGGCGTTCATACTATCCCAAAAGCTGCAGGACTGTGTCGTGGGATGCGGAGAAGCCCAAGTCACTCGACATGGAGATGAAGTTCCTGCAGAATGGCGAGTTCGTGCTGAAACAGGTTCGCGAATTCGGCGGACGTTAAGCCCGGTCACCGTCATTCTTTCGAGGTCTTATGAAGAAGTATCTGCTGCTTGGACTCTGGCTTTTGGCGGCCAAGGCCTATGCCTTCCAAACCGTTTTTATCGTGCGTCATGCGGAAAAGCAGGATGACAGCAAGGATCCCGGACTCAGCCTGAAGGGCAAAAGCCGGGCCCTCGACCTCGCGACCCATCTGAAGGACGCGGGCGTTAAAGCCATCTATGTGACGGAATACCAAAGGACGCAGAAAACGGCCGAACCCTTGGCCGAAGTCCTGGGCATCAAACCCGAGATGACGGACAAGGACCTCGCAAAATTCGCGGCCAAACTGCTGGCCGATAAAAGCAGCGATGCGGCCCTGATCGTCGGTCACTCCAATACCGTGCCCGATCTGGTCAAGGCCTTGGGCGTGCCGGTGAACTGGACGATAGCCGATACCGAATTCGATCGCTTGATCATCGTGACTCTTGCCAAACCGGCTCCGGTCACGACCGTACTGCGCTACTAAGCGCTCAGTGTTCCAAGACAAACATATCCCGGGGCAGGCGCAGTTTGGGTCCGTAAACGCCTCCCTGGGTTCTTCGCCCTGCGCTCAGCACCATCACCACATGCGCATCACGGGGCAGCTTGATCAGCTTCTTCACGCGCCATGCATCAAAGCCTTCCATGGCACAGCTGTCATAACCATAAGCCCGCAACGCCAGCATCAAATTTTCACAGGCGAGCGCTGCGCTTTTTATGGCCCATATCGCCTGGTCTTTTTTGGTGAGGGGGCCGCGGATGATCGGACGGAAAAGACCGATGATCGTCAAAAGCAGCCATTTGAAAGGGGCCAGGATGGAAAGGGGCCCCACGGAATACACCCAATAAACCAGCTTATGGTAATAAGCCAGAGTTGACTTGGTCGGCAGCCCTTCTTTTTTCAACTGCGCCTCGATCAAGGGCGCATTGCGCCGCCAGACGCTGGTCCTGGCCACACAGACGATCAGCTCGGGAGCCGTGGTGGCCGCGGCCTGGCCTAAACAGGCCTGAGCCAGAGACTTCTTCAGATCCGGTCGCCGCACCCAATGAAATTCCCAGGTCTGCAGGTTGGATGAATTGGGAGCCTGCAGAGCGAGGTCGAAGCAGGCGTTCATAACATCCTCGGGAATGGATTCCGGCTTATATCGCCGTATCGAGCGACGCGATCGAATAATGTCCGCCAAGGCCAAAGGATCGCATGCAGGCGCATCTTCGTGATAATCCTTGGGGCGTGCGCGAAAGGCTGCAACATCGGGCATGGAGCTACTCCCATAAAGGTCCTGATCATGAACGGTGAGATCCCGGGCCGCACAAGTTAATTTTTCTTTAAATAATCTATTCCGAAGACTCAGAAAAAACAAATCGTTTTCGAGGGTTATTCCCCATTGACGCCGACTTCTTTCCGCCCCTATATTCGCCCGCAACAATGAAATAAAGGAGCTATCCGATGAGAAACGGGGCGACAATCGCTTTCGCCGTTCTACTTTCTGCGTGTGGTGTCCACCAGGAGTCTTCCCTGCAAGACCAGACCGCGTCACCGTTCACGAAACTGGGCAAAGTTCCTAATAGCATGGGAATACTGGCCAGGACCTCAGACCGGCTTATAAACATTGGAGATGGAAAGTACGCAGCATCCGCCGACAGTGGCATCACCTGGTCGACAGAATTCCCATACAGCACTCCGCTCTGGTTTGAAGAGGGCGGAACACTGTCGGTTGCTAACGGGGTCCTGTATAAGGCTACCGGATCCACACTTTACCTTTCGAAAGACCAGGGAGCCAGCTTTCAAAAGCCCAAAACCGACGGATACTGCACAAGCCGAACCATTCGGGCGTTGCCGGACTCTTCCCTCATTTTCGCTTCCAACTGCGGCGTGCTCATCTCGGATGACCAGGGCCGATCGTTTTATGCGAAAACCACTGAAAATGGTTTAAGCGGTAACACGATACTGGATGTCATCAGCCATCAGGATACACTCTTCGCTTTAGTCCAGAATTATTACAGGACTCTCAATGTATCACGGGATTCAGGCGAGACCTGGACAACCTTCGATGTCAATCAAACATTGAAAGGGTCGATATCAGCCCCCTATATCGGTGAAAACGAAAAAGGCGTCTATATCGCCGCCAATGGATTTTTCCAAAGTAAAGATCAAGGGCAAACCTTCACAAAACTCACCGAAGCCAGCTTTACTGCTTTCGCCGTCGCCGGGGACACCATTGTCGGCACCACCGAGTCCGGCGACATTTACCTCTCAAGCGATAGCGGAATCACATGGGCCATCCGAAGAATTGATGGCGTGCAAAAAGCGGCGGCGAAAGTCATTATCGTTGACCAGAATATCTATCTGTTCACGCGGCCTGATTCTTCGTCGAATTACTTCATTTTTTCCAATGATAACGGAATTACCTTTCAAACGAGCCAATTCCCGACGATCACAGGCCAAATAAATCAAATCACAGATATAGCCTCGGCCTATGGAAAGGTCTGGGTCCTGACTGAAACGGC is a window from the Oligoflexus sp. genome containing:
- a CDS encoding nitroreductase family protein — its product is MPDVAAFRARPKDYHEDAPACDPLALADIIRSRRSIRRYKPESIPEDVMNACFDLALQAPNSSNLQTWEFHWVRRPDLKKSLAQACLGQAAATTAPELIVCVARTSVWRRNAPLIEAQLKKEGLPTKSTLAYYHKLVYWVYSVGPLSILAPFKWLLLTIIGLFRPIIRGPLTKKDQAIWAIKSAALACENLMLALRAYGYDSCAMEGFDAWRVKKLIKLPRDAHVVMVLSAGRRTQGGVYGPKLRLPRDMFVLEH
- a CDS encoding WD40/YVTN/BNR-like repeat-containing protein; amino-acid sequence: MRNGATIAFAVLLSACGVHQESSLQDQTASPFTKLGKVPNSMGILARTSDRLINIGDGKYAASADSGITWSTEFPYSTPLWFEEGGTLSVANGVLYKATGSTLYLSKDQGASFQKPKTDGYCTSRTIRALPDSSLIFASNCGVLISDDQGRSFYAKTTENGLSGNTILDVISHQDTLFALVQNYYRTLNVSRDSGETWTTFDVNQTLKGSISAPYIGENEKGVYIAANGFFQSKDQGQTFTKLTEASFTAFAVAGDTIVGTTESGDIYLSSDSGITWAIRRIDGVQKAAAKVIIVDQNIYLFTRPDSSSNYFIFSNDNGITFQTSQFPTITGQINQITDIASAYGKVWVLTETASYISEDGGHTLNRLNTGVTVRAFTRITQSGNKVFVEAGCYGSSQTCTFVSSDGGKSYSYLRDSGI
- a CDS encoding phosphoglycerate mutase family protein, producing the protein MKKYLLLGLWLLAAKAYAFQTVFIVRHAEKQDDSKDPGLSLKGKSRALDLATHLKDAGVKAIYVTEYQRTQKTAEPLAEVLGIKPEMTDKDLAKFAAKLLADKSSDAALIVGHSNTVPDLVKALGVPVNWTIADTEFDRLIIVTLAKPAPVTTVLRY